One segment of Micromonospora parathelypteridis DNA contains the following:
- the rplL gene encoding 50S ribosomal protein L7/L12: protein MAKLSTDELLDAFKEMTLIELSEFVKQFETTFEVTAAAPVAVAAAGGAAGGAAAPAEEEQDEFDVILEADGGKKIQVIKVVRELTGLGLKEAKDAVESAPKAILEKVNKETAEKAKAKLEGEGAKVTLK, encoded by the coding sequence ATGGCGAAGCTCAGCACCGACGAGCTGCTCGACGCGTTCAAGGAGATGACGCTGATCGAGCTCTCTGAGTTCGTGAAGCAGTTCGAGACGACCTTCGAGGTCACCGCCGCTGCTCCGGTCGCGGTTGCCGCTGCCGGCGGTGCCGCCGGTGGCGCTGCTGCCCCGGCCGAGGAGGAGCAGGACGAGTTCGACGTCATCCTCGAGGCTGACGGCGGCAAGAAGATCCAGGTCATCAAGGTCGTGCGTGAGCTGACCGGCCTGGGCCTCAAGGAGGCCAAGGACGCGGTTGAGTCCGCGCCGAAGGCCATCCTGGAGAAGGTCAACAAGGAGACCGCCGAGAAGGCGAAGGCCAAGCTCGAGGGTGAAGGCGCCAAGGTCACCCTCAAGTGA
- the rpoB gene encoding DNA-directed RNA polymerase subunit beta, which translates to MAASRPAKTSRTSSAFAPRRVSFGRITEHLEVPNLLAIQNESFDWLVGNEAWQGRSADDPHARSGLAEILEEISPIEDFSGTMSLSFSAPRFDEVKASIEECKEKDLTYCAPLFVTAEFTNNTTGEIKSQTVFMGDFPMMTPKGTFVINGTERVVVSQLVRSPGVYFDKQPDKTSDRDLSSVKVIPSRGAWLEFDIDKRDTVGVRIDRKRRQAVTVLLKAIGWSAERIRERFGWSELLMTTLEKDHIAGQDEALLDIYRKLRPGEPPTRENAQTLLDNLFFNPKRYDVAKVGRYKFNKKLEVDVPITTGTLTEDDIVATVEYLCRLHAGEDGYEADDIDHFGNRRLRTVGELIQNQVRVGLSRMERVVRERMTTQDVEAITPQTLINIRPVVAAIKEFFGTSQLSQFMDQTNPLAGLTHRRRLSALGPGGLSRERAGFEVRDVHPSHYGRMCPIETPEGPNIGLIGALSTFARVNPFGFIETPYRKVVEGRVTDQIDYLTADEEDRFVKAQANAPLKADGTFAEDRVLCRRKGGETEDVIPSAVDYMDVSPRQMTSVATAMIPFLEHDDANRALMGANMQRQAVPLVKAEAPLVGTGMEYRAAVDAGDVVVAEVGGVIEDLCADYVTIHQDDGHRRTYLLHKFRRSNAGSCVNQKPVVFEGDRVEAGQVIADGPCTDEGEMALGRNLLVAFMTWEGHNYEDAIILSQRLVQQDVLTSIHIEEHEVDARDTKLGPEEITRDIPNVSEEMLADLDERGIIRIGAEVVPGDILVGKVTPKGETELTPEERLLRAIFGEKAREVRDTSLKVPHGETGTVIGVRTFSREDGDELPPGVNELVRVYVAQKRKIQDGDKLAGRHGNKGVISKILPIEDMPFLEDGTPVDIVLNPLGVPSRMNIGQVLETHLGWVAKTGWKVEGDDTDWKRQLRSIDAHESEGDTNVATPVFDGAREAEISGLLASTLPNRDGNQLIGSSGKAQLFDGRSGEPLPDPIAVGYIYILKLNHLVDDKIHARSTGPYSMITQQPLGGKAQFGGQRFGEMECWAMQAYGAAYALQELLTIKSDDVLGRVKVYEAIVKGENIPEPGIPESFKVLLKELQSLCLNVEVLSSDGVALEMRETDDEVFRAAEELGIDLSRREPSSVEEV; encoded by the coding sequence TTGGCAGCTTCCCGCCCTGCGAAGACCAGTCGTACGTCGAGCGCATTCGCTCCCCGCCGAGTTTCATTCGGCAGGATCACCGAACACCTCGAGGTCCCCAACCTCCTTGCCATCCAGAACGAGTCCTTCGACTGGCTCGTCGGCAACGAGGCTTGGCAGGGCCGGTCGGCGGACGACCCGCACGCACGCTCGGGTCTCGCGGAGATCCTTGAAGAGATCAGTCCCATTGAGGACTTCTCCGGCACCATGTCGCTCTCCTTCTCAGCGCCGCGCTTCGACGAGGTCAAGGCCTCGATCGAGGAGTGCAAGGAGAAGGACCTGACCTACTGCGCTCCGCTCTTCGTGACCGCGGAGTTCACCAACAACACCACTGGCGAGATCAAGAGCCAGACGGTGTTCATGGGTGACTTCCCGATGATGACGCCCAAGGGCACCTTCGTCATCAACGGCACCGAGCGCGTCGTGGTCAGCCAGCTCGTCCGGTCTCCGGGCGTGTACTTCGACAAGCAGCCGGACAAGACCTCCGACCGCGACCTCTCCAGCGTCAAGGTCATCCCGAGTCGGGGTGCCTGGCTGGAGTTTGACATCGACAAGCGCGACACGGTCGGCGTACGCATCGACCGCAAGCGTCGGCAGGCCGTCACGGTCCTGCTCAAGGCCATCGGCTGGTCGGCCGAGCGGATCCGTGAGCGGTTCGGCTGGTCCGAGCTGCTGATGACCACGCTCGAGAAGGACCACATCGCCGGCCAGGACGAGGCCCTGCTAGACATCTACCGCAAGCTGCGCCCTGGCGAGCCGCCGACGCGTGAGAACGCCCAGACCCTGCTCGACAACCTCTTCTTCAACCCGAAGAGGTACGACGTCGCCAAGGTCGGGCGCTACAAGTTCAACAAGAAGCTCGAAGTCGACGTGCCGATCACCACCGGCACGCTGACCGAGGACGACATCGTCGCCACCGTGGAGTACCTGTGCCGGCTGCACGCCGGCGAGGACGGCTACGAGGCCGACGACATCGACCACTTCGGCAACCGGCGCCTGCGTACCGTGGGTGAGCTGATCCAGAACCAGGTCCGAGTCGGCCTGTCCCGGATGGAGCGGGTCGTCCGCGAGCGGATGACCACGCAGGACGTCGAGGCGATCACCCCGCAGACCCTGATCAACATCCGCCCGGTGGTGGCGGCGATCAAGGAGTTCTTCGGGACGTCGCAGCTGTCCCAGTTCATGGACCAGACCAACCCGCTGGCGGGTCTTACCCACCGGCGCCGGCTGAGCGCGCTCGGCCCGGGTGGTCTGTCCCGGGAGCGGGCCGGCTTCGAGGTCCGCGACGTGCACCCGTCCCACTACGGCCGGATGTGCCCGATCGAGACGCCGGAAGGCCCGAACATCGGCCTGATCGGCGCGCTGTCCACCTTCGCCCGGGTCAACCCGTTCGGCTTCATCGAGACGCCGTACCGGAAGGTCGTCGAGGGTCGGGTTACCGACCAGATCGACTACCTGACCGCGGACGAGGAGGACCGGTTCGTCAAGGCCCAGGCCAACGCGCCGCTGAAGGCTGACGGCACGTTCGCCGAGGACCGGGTGCTCTGCCGTCGTAAGGGCGGCGAGACCGAGGACGTCATCCCGAGCGCCGTCGACTACATGGACGTCTCGCCCCGGCAGATGACCTCGGTCGCGACCGCCATGATCCCGTTCCTCGAGCACGACGACGCCAACCGGGCACTGATGGGCGCGAACATGCAGCGCCAGGCGGTGCCGCTGGTCAAGGCCGAGGCGCCGCTCGTGGGCACGGGCATGGAATACCGGGCCGCGGTCGACGCTGGCGACGTGGTTGTCGCCGAGGTCGGCGGTGTGATCGAGGATCTCTGCGCCGACTACGTCACCATCCACCAGGATGACGGCCACCGCCGGACGTACCTGCTGCACAAGTTCCGCCGCTCCAACGCCGGCTCCTGCGTCAACCAGAAGCCGGTGGTCTTCGAGGGCGACCGCGTCGAGGCCGGTCAGGTCATCGCCGACGGGCCGTGCACCGACGAGGGCGAGATGGCGCTCGGGCGCAACCTGCTCGTGGCGTTCATGACCTGGGAGGGGCACAACTACGAGGACGCGATCATCCTGTCGCAGCGCCTCGTGCAGCAGGACGTGCTCACCTCGATCCACATCGAGGAGCACGAGGTCGACGCTCGGGACACCAAGCTCGGCCCGGAGGAGATCACCCGCGACATCCCGAACGTCAGCGAGGAAATGCTCGCTGACCTCGACGAGCGCGGCATCATCCGGATCGGTGCCGAGGTCGTCCCCGGTGACATCCTGGTCGGCAAGGTCACGCCCAAGGGTGAGACCGAGCTGACCCCGGAGGAGCGACTGCTCCGCGCGATCTTCGGTGAGAAGGCGCGCGAGGTTCGGGACACCTCGCTGAAGGTGCCGCACGGCGAGACCGGCACGGTCATCGGTGTGCGGACGTTCTCCCGCGAGGACGGCGACGAGTTGCCGCCGGGTGTCAACGAGCTGGTCCGGGTCTACGTCGCCCAGAAGCGCAAGATCCAGGACGGCGACAAGCTCGCCGGCCGGCACGGCAACAAGGGTGTCATCTCGAAGATCCTGCCGATCGAGGACATGCCGTTCCTGGAGGACGGCACCCCGGTCGACATCGTGCTGAACCCGCTGGGTGTGCCGAGCCGGATGAACATCGGCCAGGTGCTGGAGACCCACCTCGGTTGGGTCGCCAAGACCGGTTGGAAGGTCGAAGGCGACGACACCGACTGGAAGCGGCAGCTGCGCTCGATCGACGCGCACGAGTCCGAGGGGGACACGAACGTGGCCACCCCGGTCTTCGACGGTGCCCGCGAGGCCGAGATCTCCGGCCTGCTGGCGTCGACGCTGCCCAACCGTGACGGCAACCAGCTGATCGGTTCCAGCGGCAAGGCGCAGCTGTTCGACGGGCGCTCCGGTGAGCCTCTGCCGGACCCGATCGCGGTCGGCTACATCTACATCCTGAAGCTCAACCACCTGGTCGACGACAAGATCCACGCTCGGTCGACCGGCCCGTACTCGATGATCACGCAGCAGCCGCTGGGTGGTAAGGCGCAGTTCGGTGGTCAGCGTTTCGGTGAGATGGAGTGCTGGGCGATGCAGGCGTACGGCGCCGCTTACGCCCTGCAGGAGCTGCTCACGATCAAGTCCGACGACGTGCTCGGCCGGGTGAAGGTCTACGAGGCCATCGTCAAGGGCGAGAACATCCCGGAGCCGGGCATCCCGGAGTCGTTCAAGGTGCTGCTCAAGGAGCTGCAGTCGCTGTGCCTCAATGTTGAGGTGCTCTCCAGCGACGGCGTGGCCCTGGAAATGCGCGAGACCGACGACGAGGTGTTCCGGGCCGCTGAGGAGCTGGGCATCGACCTGTCCCGGCGCGAGCCGAGCTCGGTCGAAGAGGTCTGA
- the rpsG gene encoding 30S ribosomal protein S7 — MPRKGPAPRRPLVADPVYNSPLVTQLVNKILLRGKRQLAETIVYAALEGCREKSGTDPVVTLKRAMDNVKPTLEVRSRRVGGATYQVPVEVRPTRATTLGLRWLVTYSRARREKTMVERLMNELLDASNGLGAAVKRREDTHKMAESNKAFAHYRW; from the coding sequence ATGCCGCGTAAAGGACCCGCTCCGCGGCGGCCGCTGGTCGCTGACCCGGTGTACAACTCGCCGCTGGTCACCCAGCTGGTGAACAAGATCCTGCTGCGCGGCAAGCGTCAGCTCGCCGAGACCATCGTGTACGCCGCCCTCGAGGGCTGCCGCGAGAAGTCCGGCACCGACCCGGTCGTCACCCTCAAGCGGGCGATGGACAACGTCAAGCCGACCCTCGAGGTGCGCAGCCGTCGTGTCGGTGGCGCCACCTACCAGGTTCCGGTCGAGGTCCGCCCGACCCGGGCGACCACCCTGGGCCTGCGTTGGCTGGTCACCTACTCCCGCGCTCGGCGTGAGAAGACCATGGTCGAGCGGCTGATGAACGAGCTGCTGGACGCGAGCAACGGCCTCGGTGCCGCCGTCAAGCGGCGCGAGGACACGCACAAGATGGCCGAGTCCAACAAGGCCTTCGCGCACTACCGCTGGTAA
- the fusA gene encoding elongation factor G, translated as MAAADALANVRNIGIMAHIDAGKTTTTERILFYTGITYKIGEVHEGAAVMDWMEQEQERGITITSAATKCEWKGHTIQIIDTPGHVDFTVEVERSLRVLDGAVAVYDGVAGVEPQTENVWRQADKYNVPRMCFVNKLDRTGADFFRCVQMMIDRLNATPLVLQIPIGLEGDHIGVVDLIGMRALTWRGETQKGEDYAIEEIPAELADSAAEWREKLMETLADVDDSVMEKYLEGEEVSVEEIKAAIRRATIAGKANPVLCGSAFKNKGVQPMLDAVVDFLPSPLDVPAIEGTATDGETPLLRKPSNSEPFSGLAFKIQTDKHLGKLTYVRVYSGTLDSGSQVVNSTKDRKERIGKIYQMHANKREERPSAQAGDIIAVQGLKQTTTGDTLSDPANPVILESMTFPEPVISVAIEPKTKSDQEKLGTAIQRLAEEDPTFRVQLDEETGQTVISGMGELHLDILVDRMRREFNVEANVGKPQVAYRETIRRKVDKVEYTHKKQTGGSGQYARVIVSVEPLPLDNDSPTYEFANAVSGGRIPREFIPSVDAGAQDALQYGILAGFPLVGVKLTLLDGQYHEVDSSEMAFKIAGSMVMKDAARKADPALLEPMMAVEVTTPEENMGDVIGDLNSRRGIIQAMEERSGARIVRALVPLSEMFGYVGDLRSKTQGRASYSMQFDSYAEVPQSVAKEIIAKATGE; from the coding sequence GTGGCCGCCGCAGACGCGCTCGCCAACGTACGCAACATCGGCATCATGGCGCACATCGATGCCGGTAAGACCACCACCACCGAGCGAATCCTGTTCTACACCGGCATCACGTACAAGATCGGTGAGGTCCACGAGGGCGCCGCCGTCATGGACTGGATGGAGCAGGAGCAGGAGCGTGGCATCACCATCACCTCCGCTGCTACCAAGTGTGAGTGGAAGGGCCACACGATCCAGATCATCGACACGCCTGGCCACGTCGACTTCACGGTCGAGGTCGAGCGTTCGCTGCGGGTCCTGGATGGTGCGGTCGCGGTTTACGACGGTGTCGCCGGCGTCGAGCCGCAGACGGAGAACGTCTGGCGGCAGGCCGACAAGTACAACGTCCCGCGCATGTGCTTCGTCAACAAGCTCGACCGGACCGGTGCCGACTTCTTCCGCTGCGTGCAGATGATGATCGACCGGCTGAACGCCACCCCGCTGGTGCTCCAGATCCCGATCGGGCTCGAGGGCGACCACATCGGTGTCGTCGACCTGATCGGCATGCGCGCCCTCACCTGGCGCGGGGAGACCCAGAAGGGTGAGGACTACGCGATCGAGGAGATCCCGGCCGAGCTGGCCGACTCCGCGGCCGAGTGGCGCGAGAAGCTGATGGAGACCCTCGCCGACGTCGACGACTCGGTGATGGAGAAGTACCTGGAAGGCGAGGAGGTCTCCGTCGAGGAGATCAAGGCCGCCATCCGGCGTGCCACCATCGCCGGCAAGGCCAACCCGGTGCTCTGCGGCTCGGCGTTCAAGAACAAGGGCGTTCAGCCCATGCTCGACGCCGTGGTCGACTTCCTGCCGTCGCCGCTGGACGTTCCGGCCATCGAGGGTACGGCCACCGACGGCGAGACCCCGCTGCTGCGGAAGCCGTCCAACTCGGAGCCGTTCTCCGGTCTGGCCTTCAAGATCCAGACGGACAAGCACCTCGGCAAGCTCACCTACGTGCGGGTCTACTCCGGCACGCTCGATTCCGGTTCCCAGGTGGTCAACTCCACCAAGGACCGCAAGGAGCGCATCGGCAAGATCTACCAGATGCACGCCAACAAGCGGGAAGAGCGTCCGTCGGCGCAGGCCGGCGACATCATCGCCGTCCAGGGTCTCAAGCAGACCACCACCGGCGACACGCTCTCGGACCCGGCGAACCCGGTCATCCTTGAGTCGATGACCTTCCCGGAGCCGGTCATCTCGGTGGCGATCGAGCCGAAGACCAAGTCCGACCAGGAGAAGCTGGGCACGGCCATCCAGCGCCTGGCCGAGGAGGACCCGACCTTCCGCGTCCAGTTGGACGAGGAGACCGGTCAGACGGTCATCTCCGGCATGGGTGAGCTGCACCTGGACATCCTGGTCGACCGGATGCGCCGCGAGTTCAACGTCGAGGCCAACGTCGGCAAGCCGCAGGTGGCGTACCGCGAGACCATCCGCCGCAAGGTGGACAAGGTCGAGTACACCCACAAGAAGCAGACCGGTGGTTCCGGCCAGTACGCCCGCGTGATCGTGAGCGTCGAGCCGCTGCCGCTGGACAACGACTCGCCGACCTACGAGTTCGCCAACGCCGTCAGCGGCGGCCGCATCCCCCGGGAGTTCATCCCGTCGGTGGACGCGGGTGCGCAGGATGCGCTGCAGTACGGCATCCTGGCGGGCTTCCCGCTGGTCGGAGTGAAGCTGACCCTGCTGGACGGCCAGTACCACGAGGTCGACTCGTCGGAAATGGCATTCAAGATCGCCGGCTCGATGGTGATGAAGGACGCGGCCCGCAAGGCCGATCCCGCACTGCTCGAGCCGATGATGGCCGTTGAAGTCACCACTCCTGAGGAGAACATGGGTGACGTCATCGGTGACCTCAACTCCCGCCGCGGCATCATCCAGGCGATGGAGGAGCGCAGCGGCGCCCGCATCGTCCGGGCTCTGGTGCCGTTGTCGGAGATGTTCGGCTACGTCGGCGACCTGCGGTCGAAGACCCAGGGCCGGGCTAGCTACAGCATGCAGTTCGACTCCTACGCTGAGGTTCCGCAGAGCGTCGCGAAGGAGATCATCGCCAAGGCAACGGGCGAGTAA
- a CDS encoding DNA-directed RNA polymerase subunit beta': MLDVNFFDELRIGLATADDIRQWSHGEVKKPETINYRTLKPEKDGLFCEKIFGPQRDWECYCGKYKRVRFKGIICERCGVEVTRSKVRRERMGHIELAAPVTHIWYFKGVPSRLGYLLDLAPKDLEKIIYFASYVVTSVDAESRHRDLSTIENEILAEKRQSENSRDSEIEKRAAKLEADLAELEAEGAKADVRRKVKEGGEREMRQIRDRAQREIDRLDEVLDTFRKLEPKQLVTDELLYRELRDRFGEYFTGSMGAEAIKALVQNMDLDAEAESLRETIRSGKGQRKIRALKRLKVVAAFLNTRNSPLGMVLDCVPVIPPDLRPMVQLDGGRFATSDLNDLYRRVINRNNRLKRLIDLGAPEIIVNNEKRMLQEAVDALFDNGRRGRPVTGPGNRPLKSLSDMLKGKQGRFRQNLLGKRVDYSGRSVIVVGPKLKLHQCGLPKQMALELFKPFVMKRLVDLNHAQNIKSAKRMVERQRPVVWDVLEEVIGEHPVLLNRAPTLHRLGIQAFEPQLVEGKAIQIHPLVCTAFNADFDGDQMAVHVPLSAEAQAEARILMLSSNNILKPADGKPVTMPTQDMVIGLYHLTHLTAGEKKGEGRAFSSDAEARMAFDNGELHLQALVKIRLRGVVGVDNGAGAEAWTAPEGWVEGEPLTVETTLGRVLFNETLPQGYRFVNYEIRKGQLSAIVNDLAERFPKVALAATLDGLKEAGFHWATWSGVTIGMEDVIAPPRKAEILARYETEADRIDKQYQRGLMTAEERRGELITIWTKATNEVAKEMDTALPQENPLWKMIHSGARGNLLQLRQIAAIRGLVANPKGEIIPRPIKASYREGLSVLEYFISTHGARKGLADTALRTADSGYLTRRLVDVSQDVIIREEDCGTDRAIPMQIGEKLDGKLVVHTHAETSVHARTLADDIKGPDGTVVAERGQDINSIGVDKIVAAGVETVRVRSVLTCESKLGVCAACYGRSLPTGKSVDIGEAVGIIAAQSIGEPGTQLTMRTFHTGGVAGEDITQGLPRVQEIFEARVPKGKAPIADTPGRIRIEDGERSRKIIVVPDDGSEEIVYDKISKRVKLRTHDGGHVAVGEKLTEGTIDPHELLRIMGPRAVQVHLTSEVQEVYRSQGVLIHDKHIEIIIRQMLKRVTVIDSGSTEFLPGVLVDRALFESENRRLVSEGGEPAAGRPVLMGITKASLATDSWLSAASFQETTRVLTDAAINSRSDSLVGLKENVIIGKLIPAGTGISKYRNVRVEPTEEAKAKVYSMTGYPETDYGFGPASGQAVPLDDFDFGSYR, encoded by the coding sequence GTGCTCGACGTCAACTTCTTCGACGAGCTGCGCATTGGTCTCGCCACCGCCGACGACATTCGTCAGTGGTCGCACGGCGAGGTCAAGAAGCCTGAGACGATCAACTACCGCACCCTGAAGCCGGAAAAGGACGGGCTCTTCTGCGAGAAGATCTTCGGTCCGCAGCGGGACTGGGAGTGCTACTGCGGTAAGTACAAGCGCGTCCGGTTCAAGGGCATCATCTGTGAGCGCTGCGGCGTCGAGGTGACTCGCTCCAAGGTCCGTCGTGAGCGGATGGGGCACATCGAGCTCGCTGCTCCGGTGACCCACATCTGGTACTTCAAGGGCGTTCCGAGCCGGCTGGGCTACCTGCTGGACCTCGCCCCCAAGGACCTCGAGAAGATCATCTACTTCGCCTCGTACGTCGTGACGAGCGTGGACGCCGAGTCGCGTCACCGTGACCTCTCGACGATCGAGAACGAGATCCTGGCCGAGAAGCGGCAGTCTGAGAACAGCCGCGACTCGGAGATCGAGAAGCGGGCCGCCAAGCTCGAGGCCGACCTGGCCGAGCTGGAGGCCGAGGGTGCCAAGGCGGACGTTCGGCGCAAGGTCAAGGAGGGCGGAGAGCGCGAGATGCGCCAGATCCGCGACCGGGCCCAGCGCGAGATCGACCGCCTGGACGAGGTGCTGGACACCTTCCGCAAGCTGGAGCCGAAGCAGCTGGTCACCGACGAGCTGCTCTACCGCGAGCTGCGCGACCGGTTCGGTGAGTACTTCACCGGATCCATGGGCGCCGAGGCGATCAAGGCGCTGGTCCAGAACATGGACCTCGACGCCGAGGCCGAGAGCCTGCGGGAGACCATCCGGTCCGGCAAGGGCCAGCGGAAGATCCGGGCGCTCAAGCGGCTCAAGGTCGTGGCGGCGTTCCTGAACACCCGCAACTCGCCGCTCGGCATGGTGCTGGACTGCGTCCCGGTCATCCCGCCGGACCTGCGCCCGATGGTGCAGCTCGACGGTGGCCGTTTCGCGACCTCGGACCTGAACGACCTGTACCGCCGCGTGATCAACCGGAACAACCGGCTCAAGCGACTGATCGACCTCGGCGCGCCCGAGATCATCGTCAACAACGAGAAGCGGATGCTCCAGGAGGCCGTCGACGCGCTGTTCGACAACGGCCGTCGCGGCCGGCCGGTCACCGGTCCGGGTAACCGCCCGCTCAAGTCGCTTTCCGACATGCTCAAGGGCAAGCAGGGCCGGTTCCGTCAGAACCTGCTGGGCAAGCGCGTCGACTACTCCGGCCGTTCGGTCATCGTGGTCGGCCCGAAGCTCAAGCTGCACCAGTGCGGTCTGCCCAAGCAGATGGCGCTGGAGCTGTTCAAGCCGTTCGTCATGAAGCGGCTGGTCGACCTCAACCACGCGCAGAACATCAAGTCCGCCAAGCGGATGGTCGAGCGTCAGCGCCCGGTCGTGTGGGATGTGCTGGAAGAGGTCATCGGGGAGCACCCGGTGCTGCTCAACCGTGCGCCGACCCTGCACCGCCTGGGCATCCAGGCCTTCGAGCCGCAGCTGGTCGAGGGCAAGGCGATCCAGATCCACCCGCTGGTCTGCACCGCGTTCAACGCAGACTTCGACGGTGACCAGATGGCGGTGCACGTGCCGCTGTCCGCCGAGGCTCAGGCCGAGGCACGGATCCTGATGCTGTCGTCGAACAACATCCTCAAGCCGGCCGACGGTAAGCCGGTCACCATGCCCACCCAGGACATGGTCATCGGTCTCTACCACCTCACCCACCTCACCGCCGGTGAGAAGAAGGGCGAGGGCCGGGCGTTCAGCTCGGACGCCGAGGCGCGGATGGCCTTCGACAACGGTGAGCTGCACCTGCAGGCGCTCGTGAAGATCCGTCTTCGCGGCGTGGTCGGGGTCGACAACGGTGCTGGCGCCGAGGCGTGGACCGCCCCGGAGGGCTGGGTCGAGGGTGAGCCGCTGACCGTCGAGACCACCCTGGGTCGGGTGCTGTTCAACGAGACGCTGCCGCAGGGCTACCGCTTCGTGAACTACGAGATCCGCAAGGGTCAGCTCTCCGCGATCGTCAACGACCTCGCCGAGCGCTTCCCCAAGGTGGCGCTGGCCGCCACCCTGGACGGGCTCAAGGAGGCCGGTTTCCACTGGGCCACCTGGTCCGGCGTGACGATCGGCATGGAGGACGTCATCGCTCCGCCGCGCAAGGCGGAGATCCTGGCGCGGTACGAGACGGAAGCCGACCGGATCGACAAGCAGTACCAGCGTGGTCTGATGACCGCCGAGGAGCGTCGCGGCGAGCTCATCACGATCTGGACCAAGGCGACCAACGAGGTCGCCAAGGAGATGGACACCGCGCTGCCGCAGGAGAACCCGCTGTGGAAGATGATCCACTCGGGTGCCCGCGGTAACCTGCTCCAGCTCCGGCAGATCGCGGCGATCCGTGGTCTGGTGGCCAACCCGAAGGGCGAGATCATCCCGCGGCCGATCAAGGCCAGCTACCGGGAGGGTCTGTCCGTGCTGGAGTACTTCATCTCCACGCACGGTGCCCGTAAGGGTCTCGCCGACACCGCCCTGCGGACCGCCGACTCGGGTTACCTGACCCGTCGTCTGGTCGACGTCTCGCAGGACGTCATCATCCGCGAAGAGGACTGCGGCACCGACCGGGCGATCCCGATGCAGATCGGCGAGAAGCTGGACGGCAAGCTCGTCGTCCACACCCACGCCGAGACCAGCGTGCACGCCCGGACCCTGGCCGACGACATCAAGGGGCCGGACGGCACCGTGGTGGCCGAGCGCGGTCAGGACATCAACTCCATCGGGGTCGACAAGATCGTCGCCGCCGGCGTGGAGACGGTCCGAGTGCGCAGCGTGCTCACCTGTGAGTCGAAGCTGGGCGTCTGCGCGGCCTGCTACGGCCGGTCGCTGCCGACCGGCAAGTCGGTCGACATCGGCGAGGCGGTCGGCATCATCGCCGCCCAGTCCATCGGTGAGCCCGGTACGCAGCTGACGATGCGTACCTTCCACACCGGTGGCGTCGCGGGTGAGGACATCACCCAGGGTCTGCCCCGTGTGCAGGAAATCTTCGAGGCTCGGGTCCCGAAGGGTAAGGCGCCCATCGCCGACACCCCGGGTCGGATCCGGATCGAGGACGGCGAGCGCTCGCGGAAGATCATCGTGGTGCCGGACGACGGCAGCGAAGAGATCGTCTACGACAAGATCTCGAAGCGGGTCAAGCTCCGGACCCACGACGGCGGTCACGTCGCGGTCGGCGAGAAGCTGACCGAGGGCACCATCGACCCGCACGAGCTTCTGCGGATCATGGGTCCGCGGGCGGTCCAGGTCCACCTGACCAGTGAGGTCCAGGAGGTCTACCGCTCGCAGGGTGTGCTCATCCACGACAAGCACATCGAGATCATCATCCGCCAGATGCTCAAGCGGGTGACGGTCATCGACTCCGGCTCGACCGAGTTCCTGCCGGGTGTGCTGGTCGACCGGGCGCTGTTCGAGTCGGAGAACCGCCGGCTCGTCTCGGAGGGCGGCGAGCCCGCCGCCGGTCGTCCGGTGCTGATGGGTATCACCAAGGCCTCGCTGGCCACCGACTCCTGGCTCTCGGCGGCCTCCTTCCAGGAGACCACCCGGGTGCTGACCGACGCTGCGATCAACTCGCGCAGCGACTCGCTGGTCGGCCTCAAGGAGAACGTGATCATCGGAAAGCTCATCCCGGCCGGTACGGGCATCAGCAAGTACCGCAACGTCCGGGTGGAGCCGACCGAGGAGGCCAAGGCCAAGGTCTACTCGATGACCGGGTACCCGGAGACCGACTACGGCTTCGGGCCGGCCAGCGGGCAGGCTGTGCCGCTGGACGACTTCGACTTCGGGTCGTACCGCTAA
- the rpsL gene encoding 30S ribosomal protein S12 has protein sequence MPTIQQLVRKGRQAKTSKTKTPALKGSPQRRGVCTRVYTTTPKKPNSALRKVARVKLSSQIEVTAYIPGVGHNLQEHSIVLVRGGRVKDLPGVRYKIVRGSLDTQGVRNRKQARSRYGAKKEKS, from the coding sequence GTGCCCACGATCCAGCAGCTGGTCCGAAAGGGCCGCCAGGCAAAGACGAGCAAGACCAAGACCCCGGCGCTGAAGGGTTCCCCTCAGCGGCGCGGCGTGTGCACCCGTGTGTACACCACCACCCCGAAGAAGCCGAACTCGGCGCTGCGCAAGGTCGCTCGTGTGAAGCTCAGCAGCCAGATCGAGGTGACCGCCTACATCCCCGGTGTCGGTCACAACCTGCAGGAGCACTCGATCGTGCTCGTTCGCGGCGGCCGGGTGAAGGACCTCCCCGGCGTGCGTTACAAGATCGTTCGCGGCTCGCTGGACACCCAGGGTGTCCGCAACCGCAAGCAGGCGCGCAGCCGTTACGGCGCGAAGAAGGAGAAGAGCTGA